AGGCCGCTTCCCTTCAAGAGGCTCTTTCGGAAAAAAACTATGATGTGAAAGCAAATATCAAGGTAATCAATAGTCAGATCACGAAGGCTCGGAGTGAACTTGCAAAAAATATGAAAAGCGTTATTGGCAGTTCAACACTTACCTTCTTGAGGAGTTTCACTGAGAGCAGATTCAGAGATATCGAGGATGAGCTTGCAGATACCGGTTCTGTTGAAGACTTGGGCAAATTACTTTATGGCGAAGACGGGAAAGAGGATGGTGTTGGCGGCGTGAATGGGCAATTTGCTTCCTATGCGGCAAAAGTTGCTTCAATGAAGAAAGCAGAAAGCGGCTTGAAGGGTAAGGCGCGAAGCGCGGCATTGAGAGAGCGTACAACAGCTGAAACAGCTATACGCCGCGCAAAAGCCCCCTATGCACAGTTGAAATCCCTAGAGAAACGCGAGGATACATTGAATACTAAGCAGCGAGTAAGTGTTGTTAAAACCGCTAACGCCATGAATACACTCATTGATGGGCTTAATAGTAAGCTGAAATTACAAAATGAAGCATCAGTTTCAGAAGAGCTCGGAGGGATACTCGAAAAGGATGAAATTGAACCGGCAGATGTTAAGGAAGTAAAGGAAATGATACAGGCATCGAAGGATATCTCGCAATTGTTGGGATTTGGCACTTCTCGAACATATCTCGTAAAGCGATAATGAAGAGTTGGTAGATACCCGAGGCTCCGCAGATGCATGCGGAGCCTTTTGACGTATCATTATGGAGAGCTATACTAAAGAAGTACTATGCTTGTCAATTATCTTACATCGCATTACAAAAAACTTGTTGACCAGGGCTGGGGAGCTTTTGAGGTGGAAAATATGGAAAAAGCAGAAAGCTGTTTTCGCCAGGTACTTGAACATGAAGACGATCCGCACATCCACGCCTTTGAAGTGATCGATGCTCACAATGGTATGGCAGCTGTCAACTTGAATCATCGAGATATGTTCGAAGCTGCGCGGTGGTACAAGGAAGCACACTATCTGCTTGATGTTCACTATCACCATGCATGGCCCAAAGAACTCGACTGGAACCATCTGTATGAGCGCGCGACAATGCGCACATTGATGGGATTGGGACATGTTGAATACCAGAGTGGAAATACAAAGAAAGCACTTTATTGGTATGAACAATTGCAGTATTCTGATAGGCAGGACGAATTGGGTGTGAAGCGGTATATCGAAGCAATCAATGACGGGAAAACATTCGAACAGGCATAATAAATACCTCTCTTGACAGGGATGTTTTTCTTGCCTATACTATTGGCAGTCTTAGGTATTGAGTGCTAATAGTGTGATGTATGGACCAGCGAAAGATCGATCTCTTGATGAGAATCATTGATTCCTATATACTTTCAGGCGAGCCTGTCGGCTCGGTATCGCTGATGCAGCGCTACCATCTGCCCTATAGCTCCGCAACAATACGGAACGAAATGGCGCTACTCGAAGAGCTTGGGCATTTGTTCCAACCCCATATTTCTGCAGGTCGTATCCCAACCGAACGGGGGTATCAGCTCTATATCCAACATCTCAAACCCGTGAGACTGCCACATCATGCCGAGCAATCATTGATGCGCACATGGCAGAGCGATGAAGATGATGGCAGTGAACGGCTTAAAATGCTCTGTAGGACCATTTCAGAGCTATCCGGTGAAATCAGCTTTGGTGCGCTTGATGGCTGTCATACGTATGCAGCCGGATTAAGCCGCCTCTACGACAAACCGGAGTCAAATGACAAAATAGTTGCTGCGGCATTAGCAGATATCGTGGAAAAAATCGATGATATCATTGAAGATATTTTCCCGCGTATTGGCTATGAACCCGAGGTGTGGGTTGGCAAGCAGAATGCCCTGGCCCCTCAGTGCGGTGCCATACTCGCAAAGTGCCGGTATCGCAGATCACAGGGGATTATTGGTATCGTAGGGCCCATGAGGATGCAGTATGGACGTAATAAAGCGATTATTACATCAGCTCAGCAGGTACTTCAAGATTCATAATAGTATAAGGTATGAACGATGAACAGCTTACGATCGAAGAAGCTCTCAAAAAAATAGATGAGCTTACACAATCAGCAGATGCGCTCAAAAAGCAAAATGAAGAATATCTTGATGGCTGGAAGCGCGCAAAAGCAGATTATATTAATTTTAAAAATGAGCAGGAAAAACGTTCGAAAGAATTGGCACAGTTTGCATCATACGCACTTGTGATGCAGCTCCTGCCTATCTCTGAGCATTTCCGAAAGGCATTCGGGTATGTAACAGAAGAACTCCGTCCGTCTGAATGGGTGAAAGGTATTGAACAGATTTACCGTCAACTCAAAGAGGTGCTCAAGGGTATGGGTATTGAAGAGATGGAGGGCTCAGTGGGCAAGGCATTTGATCCATCGCTCCATCAGGCAGTTGGCAATGAACGAAGGGATGATTTCGACGATGGGGTTGTCACTCAAGAAACAGATGGCGGGTATACATTTCATGGCAGGGTCGTTATACCATCAAAAGTGATTGTTAATAAGAGAATAGAGCCGGAAGCGAAGATTCAGGAAGCAAAAGAAGTTCAAGAAGCAGAAACGCAGGGAGAATAGTTATTTAGTAACCATTCATAAAAAATCATAAATCTAACATTTCACGTATGGCAAAGATATTAGGAATAGATCTTGGAACAACAAACTCATGCATGGCAATTATTGAAGCGGGCATGCCAAAGGTGTTGGAAAATCGCGAAGGCAACCGCACAACTCCTTCGGTTGTTGCTATGGGGAAAAGCAGCGAGCGTTTAGTCGGCCTTCTTGCAAAGCGCCAGGCAGTGACAAACCCCGAAAATACCATTTATTCAGTGAAGCGCCTTATTGGGCGCCGCTACAGTGATGACAAAGTACGGAAAGATGTCGGCTTGCTTCCTTATAAAATTGTGAAAAGCGGAGAAGGCGTAAAAGTTCTCATGGGAGGCAAGGAATACAGCGCCGAGGAAGTTTCAGCAATGATTCTTCAAAAACTAAAAAGCGATGCGGAAGAGCGGATTGGCGAAAAAATCACCGAAGCAGTCATTACTGTTCCTGCATATTTTGATGATTCGCAGCGCCAAGCGACAAAGGATGCGGGTAGGATTGCAGGTCTCGATGTAAAGCGCATTATCAACGAGCCGACAGCTGCAGCGCTTGCCTATGGGTTTAACAAACGTAAAGACGAAAAAATCGTTGTCTACGATCTTGGCGGCGGTACGTTTGATGTTTCCGTATTGGAAGTGGGGGATGATACGGTAGAGGTGAAGGCTACAAATGGCGACACACACCTCGGGGGTGATGATTTTGATCAACAGATTATCAAATGGCTGATTGCTGAATTTAAAAAAGATCAGGGTATTGATTTATCCAAAGATCAATTGGCGTTACAGCGCTTGAAAGAAGCTGCGGAAAAAGCAAAAATTGAGCTTTCAACAGCAGTAGAGACTGAAGTAAATCAGCCATTTATTACTTCGGATGCCGCAGGTCCCAAGCACCTTGTTATCAAGATGACACGCGCAAAACTCGAGGAACTTGTGGACGATTTAATACAAGGTACGCTCGTGCCATGCCGTAATGCATTGAGTGATGCAGGTTTGTCGGCATCGGATATCAATGAAATTGTCCTTGTGGGCGGTATGACACGCATGCCACTTGTCCAACAAGCAGTGGAAAAGTTTTTTGGCAAAAAACCAAACGTAACCGTTAATCCCGATGAAGTAGTTGCTGTTGGCGCCGCAGTTCAGGCCGGTGTTCTTCAGGGAGAAGTCCGAGACGTGCTTTTGCTCGACGTTACTCCGCTTTCACTTGGCCTCGAAACGCTTGGCGGCGTGATGACACGTCTTATTGAGCGCAATGCGACAATTCCAATTTCAAAGAGCCAGATTTTCTCAACAGCAGCTGATAATCAGACATCAGTTGAAGTGCATGTACTCCAAGGAGAACGTGAAATGGCGGGAGATAACAAATCATTAGGCCGCTTTATACTGGATGGCATTCCTCCGGCACACCGTGGCGTTCCACAAGTCGAAGTGTCCTTTGATATTGATGCAAATGGCATCCTTAATGTATCTGCAAAAGATAAGGCGACGAATAAAGAGCAGAAAATCACAATCACCGCCTCAACATCGCTTTCTAAAGATGAGGTGGAAAAAATGCGCGCTGATGCAGAGCTTCATGCGGAAGAAGATAGCAAAAAGCGCGAACTGATTGACGTTAAAAACATGGCAGATAGTACCGTCTATCAAAGCGAAAAGACACTCAAAGAACATGAAGCAAAGATCCCTGCAGAAGTAAAAACAGAAATCGAAGCGAAGATCTCTGCTCTCAAAGCAGTGAAAGACGGCGATGACAGTGCAGCAATCAAAACTGCGCTCGATGAGCTAAACCAAGTGATATCAAAGATTGGCGCATCACTCTATCAAGATCAGCCGGCACAGGAAGGCAGCTCAGGACAGGAACCGGGACAAACACAGAGCGATCAGGGACCTATTGATGCTGACTTCGAGAAGAAGAACTAGTAAATACAATGAGTAAAAATTATTACGACATGCTTGGTATTGAAAAGAATGCTTCTGACGATGAAATAAAAAAGGCATTCAGGCGTTTGGCGCACCAGTACCACCCAGATAAACAGGGGGGTAACGAAGCAAAGTTCAAGGAAATCAACGAAGCATACCAAGTGCTTTCTGATGCAACCAAGCGCCAGCAGTATGACCAATACGGCCGCGTATTTGAAGGAGGCGCACAGGGGCAGGGACAGGGAGGGTTTTCCTGGGAAGATGCGATGCGTCAGGGTGGTTTTGGCGGCGGCGGCGTTCATGTGGATATGGGAGATATAGGCGATCTGTTCGGCGATGTTTTTGGATTTGGTTCCCATCGCAAGTCTGCCCAGCAAAGCCGTGGCAGCGATCTGCGCTTGAGTATAAGCATCGATTTTACTGAAAGCATAAAGGGAGCAAAAAAAGATATTACATTATCAAAAACCGCTCAGTGTAAGCGGTGCAAGGGTAGTCGAGCTGAAGAAAAATCTTCAATCAAACAGTGCGGTGTTTGCAAGGGGAGCGGTACTGTTTCTCAGATGAAGCATACGATTTTTGGAACTATGCAAACGGCCGCGGGCTGTACATCATGCCATGGAACAGGAAAAAGCATTGAAAATCTCTGTAGCGAATGCAGCGGTACAGGAGTACGGAAAGCCCAGGAAACAATCACACTCTCTATTCCGGCCGGCATAGATGATGGGAATACAATTCGTCTCAAGGGTATGGGGGAAGTGCCTCCTTATGGCGGTGAAGCCGGAGACCTCTATGTAAATGTCAGGGTAAAACAAGATAGGAGATTTAGTCGAGAGGGAAACGACATATTGATGCAATTGACAGTGCACTTTTCTCAAGCAGTGCTTGGCGATAGAGTAACTATTGAAACGCTCGATGGTCCGACGGGTCTTATTATAGAACCTGGCATACAAACAGGTACGCTCATAAAGCTAAAAAATCTCGGCGTTCCCTATTTGAACAAATCAGGCAGAGGCAATTTGGTTGTTAGGTTCACCGTTGAAGTTCCAAATAAATTGTCAAAAAAACAGCGCGAATTATTTGAACAGCTTAAAAAAGAAGGATTGTAGGTAGGCACGCGGTGTGGTATACTACTGCCATGCCAGAGTTTGCACTCAACATTCGAATCGACCCTGCGGCGATTACCAACATGCCAAGTTGGGATGCCTTCACGCTTATTTTTTTTGTCACTGCTGTTTTGATTTATTCTTTTTTTGTCAGCCGTGAACGGCTTGCATTGGTATTGGTGAGTTTGTATAGCGCGCTTGCACTATCACTCAACACGCCATTAATCATCCAATACTTAAGTCGCCAGCCATCAGATCTATATCCGTGGTATCGCCTGGGGCTCTTTGTTGGATTGTTTCTTATTTTTTTTCTGGTATTTTCCACAAAGATGTCAATGCGTACAGATGCGGGGCACAATTGGCTGCAGGCGCTCATACTCAGCTTTTTTCAAGTAGGACTCCTGATGGCAAGCATTTTGATGTTTGTTCCCCGTGAAGTTTTTCCCAGCGGTCTTGCGCAAGCGCTTTTTACCGGGGATATCCAACGTTCGTTTTGGATGGTCGCCCCGGTTATTGGCATGATGATGCTCAAGAGTCATCCGCCACCACTTCAGAGATAATACCCTCCATATATATGCCAGATGGCATGAAGTTACCAACACCAGAAGCGCCCCACAGGCCTGAGAAAGTGTTGGCGCCGGAAATTTCAAAAGAAGGCGTCATTGAAGTTCGTGGTGAAAAAAAAGCTCCTCCAAGGGTTGAGGCGGGCGAAAAAGAATTGCCACAGCCTCCTCTGCCCGTACAGATGCCCCCACCACCTCCGATGCCTGCTGTAAAAACGCAGCTTCAGCAGGATATCGAAGACATTCTTGCCGAAGATTTGAAGGAGCTGTACATGTCGCTTTCCCCAAGTGAACGCGTAAGATTCAAGCAAGAGGGAGAAAAGGCTGCGGCGCGCATTGAAGTATTATTAAAAAACGTAAAGGTAAAAATTTCTGAAATACTCCATCTCATACGCATATGGCTTTCGATGTTGCCAGGCATGAATAAATTTTTTTTGGAAAAAGAAGTGAAAATAAAGACCGAACAGATACTTGAGCTAAAGGAGAATCTCAAAGAAGAACAATAATTCAACCAACCACCTATGGAAGGAGGCATTCTTGGAAGTATTCAAATAACACTTGCAACCAACCCAACCTATGCGCTGGTTTTTTGGTTGCTTGTGCTGGGGGTTGTAGGCTATGTTGTCATGCTAATAGTTCGCCATGTACTTCGTCGCATGCACCTGGTTTCGCATGCAATGGAAAAAAAAGTATTTCAGATACGCGTACCGAAAGAAGGTGCAAAGAAGGAGGAAGAAGAAAAATCCTCAAAAAAAGATTATAAAGAACTCATAGCCGTCATGGAAGCGTTTTATTCTGCGCTTGGGCATGTGCGTTCGCGCAATCGGTTTAAGGCATATTTTTTGGGGCGCGAAGACCACATTTCACTCGAAATGGTTGCAATGGATGGGCTCATAAGGTTTTATGCCGTGGTGCCGCGGTTTCTTATCCAATTTTTTCAACAGCAGCTCCACGCCCAGTATCCATCGGCAACAATAACCGATGTTGAAGATTTTAATATTTTTCGGCCTAAAGGAGTTGTATTTTGCGCCCCAATGCTCATAAGTAAGGACACTGTTTTCCCCTTTAAAACCTATAAAAAAATGGATTCAGACCCATTGAATGGCATTACGAACGCTCTTGCGAAGGTAGAGAAGAATCAAACAGCAGTAATCCAGCTTCTGGTGCGAACAGCTCCGCATGGCTGGGGGGAGCGAGGGCATCGGCTCGCTCGACGTATGCAGCAGGGAAGGGGCTTGCAGGAACTTCACTCAAACGTCTGGAAAAAAATAGCGCATACAATCATTTCAGAAATCGGAGCGATGTTTTCTTCGCGTTCCAGTAGTCAGCAGCAAATGAGCCAACAGACTCCTGCTCATATGTATAAGCATTCGCCGCTGGAACAAGAGCTTATCAAGGGTATAGATGAAAAATGCGGTAAGGTTGGTTTTGAAGTGAATATGCGCATAGTAACAAGTGCAGACCAGGCGCATATTGCCAAAATGCATTTGTATAACATCGTCCATGCATTCGGACAATATTCAGGGCAAGAATCAGGCATATCTTTTGCAAAACAGAGAATTTTTTCTAAGCGCCGCCTTCTCAAAAGCGTTATTTATCGTTCCTTTATTGGGCGCAAAAAACAGAAGTACATATTAAGTTCCGAAGAACTTGCGAGCATCTACCACCTACCTCTTTCCACAACAGAAACGCCAAATATCGAATGGCTCAAAGCACGCACCGCTCCGCCGCCGCATAATGTGCCGAAAGAAGGCATTCTTCTCGGCGAGAGTGTCTTTCGCGGGAAGCGCATTCCCATTCATATGCTTCGCGATGATCGCAGGCGGCATATGTATATTATCGGTACAACCGGTACCGGTAAGTCTACGATCATGGTAAATATGATGATCCAAGATATTAAGAATGGCGAGGGGTGCTGTCTTATTGATCCTCACGGTGAAGCAGTTGAAGCTATTTTGCGTAATATACCGCCTGAACGCGCCGATGATGTCATTTTGTTTGATCCGGGAGATACCGATCGACCAATGGGGTTGAATATGCTTGAAGTGCACGGCGAAGCAGAAAAAGATTTTGCAACCGGAGAAATGATCGCCATTTTCTATAAACTGGTAAGCGATCCATCCATGATCGGTCCGATGTTTGAGCACTATATGCGCAATGCCATGCTTACGCTCATGTCGGATATCAACAATCCAAACACCATTGTAGAAATTCCCCGCATTCTCACTGATAAAGAATTCCAAAAATTCCAACTCAAACATGTTACCGATCCTATTATCAGAGCGTTTTGGGAAAAGGAGTTGCCGCAAACATCGGGACAGACCAAGGGAGAGATGTTGCCATACTTGGTATCAAAGATCGGTGCATTTATCGAAAACACCATGATGAGAAATATTATCGGTCAACCGCGCTCAAGTTTTGATTTTAGCGACATCATGAATAATCAGAAGATTTTTTTGGCGAACTTATCAAAGGGTAAAATCGGCGAGATGAATATGAAGTTGTTGGGTATGATATTGGTGACAAAACTGCAAATGGCTGCATTCGAGCGCGTTCATATTCCCCAAGACCAACGAAAAGATTTCTTTCTCTATATGGATGAGTTTCAGAACTTTATTACGGACAGTATTGCAACCATCTTGTCTGAAGCTCGAAAATACAAACTCAATCTTATTATGGCACATCAATACGTTGCGCAACTTTCACCAAAACAAGGAGACACCAAGGTGCGGGATGCCGTATTTGGAAATGTCGGTACTCTTGCTGTGTATCGCATAGGCGTGGATGATTCAGAAATGATTGCCAAACAACTTGCCCCGACATTCAATGAATTTGATGTCATGAATATTGAAGCCTACACTGCGTATGTCAAACTCATGGTGAAGAACGAGCAAGCCCGCCCCTTTAGCATGAAAGTACCCAGAGATCCGTCTGGAGACCAGAGAATTGCTGAAGCAATCAAACAACTTTCGCGCTATAAATTCGGCCGCGATAAAGCAATTGTGGAAGCGGAAATTTTTGAGAAAAGCAAACTTGGCGGCGACGATGAAAGTGATGACGACTGGGATATCTAGGCTGTCTTGCAAAAACACCCTTCAATGCTAAGATGAAATAAAGGCACTGCCTCGAGAGCCTATTTTGTGTATTACTATGCATGATGAATTGTTTAATGCTCGGTATTTATCCCAGAGTGATCGATTATATCAAGACCGCATTGCCAAGCCGGTTCAGGATACGCCACAGAGCGAACAGCTATCTATGGCATGCTCTGCTATTGAAGATGCCCTGCGCTCGCTCACGCATGCCCTTGAAGCATTGAAGGTGCTTCAGTCTACGCATACAGTTCAGCAAAGTACCATCAAAGAAATCACTGCCACACAGAGCGTATTGATGAAAGAAACGATTGCAGCAACACTTGTGGATCTCTCGCCATCGAAAGATGATATTCGTATTCCCGAACAAAAAATTATTGAGGGCGTATTCAATGGAGAGGCGATGATTGATGCTTTTGGCAGGGTGTATTCGGTGCCTGCAAATTATGCTTCTAAATCAAAACTTATCGAAGGTGATTCCATGAAATTGACCATGTCACCCAGTGGATCATTCATTTATAAACAAATAGGTCCTGCTGAACGTCAGAGGCTTATCGGCACGCTTGAGCAATCTGATTCCCGAGATTACTCTGTGCGTATTGGGGAACGCCGCTGGCGTGTTTTGACTGCTAGTATTACCTATTACAAAGGTGTTCATGGTGATGAGGTTATCGTTCTTGTTCCCAAGTCAGCCCAGAGCACCTGGGCGGCGGTGGAAAATATCATTAAAAAAATATAACATAGCATGAACACTACGCTTGTATGTCATCACTTTATCGAAAATATCGTCCACTCGTATTTGCAGATGTTGTAGGGCAAGAACATATCAAACAAACACTTGTCAATGAACTTGTGCAGGGTTCAACCGTGCATGCATATCTTTTTTGCGGCCCACGTGCTGTCGGCAAGACGACAACCGCGCGCATTTTTGCTCGGGCATTAAATTGTACAAAGCGAAAAGCAAACAATGCAGAGCCATGCAATACGTGCGATGCATGCAAAGCAATTCTTGATAGTTCAACTCTTGATATCATGGAAATAGATGCCGCATCGAATACCGGCGTCGATAATGTCCGTGACACAATTATCGCTGCTGCGCGCGTAGGCAATTCACTCCTTACAAAAAAAGTATTCATTATCGATGAAGTGCACATGCTTTCGCTATCCGCCTTTAATGCATTATTGAAACTCATCGAAGAGCCGCCAAGCCATGTTGTTTTTATTTTTGCCACAACCGAACTGCATAAAGTTCCGGCTACCATTCTTTCACGCTGTCAGCGCTTTGATTTTAAAAAGATTTCACCTGATGACAGTCTTGCTCGATTGCAAGTCCTCTGCACTCAGGAGGAGCGTACATGCGAGCTGGCAGTATTGGAACAGGTTGTCACCCTTGCAGATGGCTTTCAGCGTGATGCCGAAGTATTGTTGGGGCAGGTGCTTTCCTTGCCCGGCAAAACCATTACTCTCAAGGATGCAGCGCTTATTTTTCCACTTTCAAATACAGAACTCGTGAAGGTTTTTTGCAAAAGCATGCTAATAGCATCTGCCAGAGACGGCCTTGATGCAATTAAGAAAGCACAGGAGAAAGGATGTGATGCAATTGTTTTTTTAAACGAAGCAATCGATTATTTGCGAGATTGCATGCTTCGTTCGTATGGAGAAGATCTTTCTGATCATGTGGCAAAGGGACAACTTCAGGAAATGGATACTGTAATAGGCGGTATGCAGGCTTCAGATATCTCAGCACGTATCGGATACCTGCTCGATGCGCATAAAGAAATACGTTTTTGCCCGCGTCCCTTTTTGCCTATCGAAATGGCGTTAGTCCGCGCATCAATGTAATGTAATATGAACATTGAAACAAAACAGCAGCAATCACTAGAAGAGCGAATACTTGAGCGTGAGAGTGGCAAGCAGATATTGAGGTTGAATGATAAGAATATGAATAACCTCAGAGATGTGATGATGAAATCGATACTTGAAGCGCGTTCGCCCAAAGAAACCGTACGGCTTCTGAATGCTGCAAAAGGACTTACTGATGCACTTTCCAAAAAACTAGAAGACGGAAAGCCAGAGAATATCGAGCTTGTTGAGCGCGTACTGAAAGCAGCAGCATCGCTTCTTCGTGAACAACAATAGATTCCTCTTGATATATTCACATAGTTGTAGTAGTATTTCCATCAACAATCGCCTAATGCGGGATCGTCTAACGGCAGGACGCGACTCTCTGAAAGTCGATATCATGGTTCGAATCCATGTCCCGCAGGAAAAATGCATTTTGTGCAAAAATCTCCTCTCCAAGGAGATTTTTGGTATTTGAATCCCCCTGCCTGAATTCCAGATTTGTCTTAAAATCAAAAACAAAATCCCATGGTTTTTTAAAATCCACTCGCGCCTCTCGCCCCGCGAGGAGGCGGTTCGAGCCGCACAATTTCAGAAAATCTTTAGTGAATAGGAAGTAATAATTGCAAGTCATTCACTAAAGATTGACATTTAGAGATAAATAGGCTACACTGTCTCTATAGGAATCATATAAAGCTATGGCAACAACCAAACCAATCAAAGATCGCATTCAGGCTCTCAAGGCCGAGTATGACGTCCTCCGAAAAGGTAAGGACTCTCTTTTGATCATGATCGATGAGGCTGAAATGCCAGAGAGTGTCTACAACTCCAACGCTATCGAGAACTCAACTCTTACCCTCAAGGAGACCGAAAAGATTCTTTTGGATATGGAGGTCGCTCGTACCATTTCCTTGCGTGAAGTCTATGAGGCAAAAAATCTTGCTCGAGTCATCGAATACATTCGTAATAAATCCAAAGAGACGGAAATAAACCGAGAGCTTATACTATTCTTGCATCAAATTCTTATCGGCGGTATTGACGATAAGATCGCTGGCCGTTTTCGGGCCCCTGGCGAATATGTCCGAGTTGG
The window above is part of the Patescibacteria group bacterium genome. Proteins encoded here:
- a CDS encoding nucleotide exchange factor GrpE, encoding MNDEQLTIEEALKKIDELTQSADALKKQNEEYLDGWKRAKADYINFKNEQEKRSKELAQFASYALVMQLLPISEHFRKAFGYVTEELRPSEWVKGIEQIYRQLKEVLKGMGIEEMEGSVGKAFDPSLHQAVGNERRDDFDDGVVTQETDGGYTFHGRVVIPSKVIVNKRIEPEAKIQEAKEVQEAETQGE
- the dnaK gene encoding molecular chaperone DnaK yields the protein MAKILGIDLGTTNSCMAIIEAGMPKVLENREGNRTTPSVVAMGKSSERLVGLLAKRQAVTNPENTIYSVKRLIGRRYSDDKVRKDVGLLPYKIVKSGEGVKVLMGGKEYSAEEVSAMILQKLKSDAEERIGEKITEAVITVPAYFDDSQRQATKDAGRIAGLDVKRIINEPTAAALAYGFNKRKDEKIVVYDLGGGTFDVSVLEVGDDTVEVKATNGDTHLGGDDFDQQIIKWLIAEFKKDQGIDLSKDQLALQRLKEAAEKAKIELSTAVETEVNQPFITSDAAGPKHLVIKMTRAKLEELVDDLIQGTLVPCRNALSDAGLSASDINEIVLVGGMTRMPLVQQAVEKFFGKKPNVTVNPDEVVAVGAAVQAGVLQGEVRDVLLLDVTPLSLGLETLGGVMTRLIERNATIPISKSQIFSTAADNQTSVEVHVLQGEREMAGDNKSLGRFILDGIPPAHRGVPQVEVSFDIDANGILNVSAKDKATNKEQKITITASTSLSKDEVEKMRADAELHAEEDSKKRELIDVKNMADSTVYQSEKTLKEHEAKIPAEVKTEIEAKISALKAVKDGDDSAAIKTALDELNQVISKIGASLYQDQPAQEGSSGQEPGQTQSDQGPIDADFEKKN
- the dnaJ gene encoding molecular chaperone DnaJ, whose protein sequence is MSKNYYDMLGIEKNASDDEIKKAFRRLAHQYHPDKQGGNEAKFKEINEAYQVLSDATKRQQYDQYGRVFEGGAQGQGQGGFSWEDAMRQGGFGGGGVHVDMGDIGDLFGDVFGFGSHRKSAQQSRGSDLRLSISIDFTESIKGAKKDITLSKTAQCKRCKGSRAEEKSSIKQCGVCKGSGTVSQMKHTIFGTMQTAAGCTSCHGTGKSIENLCSECSGTGVRKAQETITLSIPAGIDDGNTIRLKGMGEVPPYGGEAGDLYVNVRVKQDRRFSREGNDILMQLTVHFSQAVLGDRVTIETLDGPTGLIIEPGIQTGTLIKLKNLGVPYLNKSGRGNLVVRFTVEVPNKLSKKQRELFEQLKKEGL
- a CDS encoding type IV secretion system DNA-binding domain-containing protein, whose amino-acid sequence is MEGGILGSIQITLATNPTYALVFWLLVLGVVGYVVMLIVRHVLRRMHLVSHAMEKKVFQIRVPKEGAKKEEEEKSSKKDYKELIAVMEAFYSALGHVRSRNRFKAYFLGREDHISLEMVAMDGLIRFYAVVPRFLIQFFQQQLHAQYPSATITDVEDFNIFRPKGVVFCAPMLISKDTVFPFKTYKKMDSDPLNGITNALAKVEKNQTAVIQLLVRTAPHGWGERGHRLARRMQQGRGLQELHSNVWKKIAHTIISEIGAMFSSRSSSQQQMSQQTPAHMYKHSPLEQELIKGIDEKCGKVGFEVNMRIVTSADQAHIAKMHLYNIVHAFGQYSGQESGISFAKQRIFSKRRLLKSVIYRSFIGRKKQKYILSSEELASIYHLPLSTTETPNIEWLKARTAPPPHNVPKEGILLGESVFRGKRIPIHMLRDDRRRHMYIIGTTGTGKSTIMVNMMIQDIKNGEGCCLIDPHGEAVEAILRNIPPERADDVILFDPGDTDRPMGLNMLEVHGEAEKDFATGEMIAIFYKLVSDPSMIGPMFEHYMRNAMLTLMSDINNPNTIVEIPRILTDKEFQKFQLKHVTDPIIRAFWEKELPQTSGQTKGEMLPYLVSKIGAFIENTMMRNIIGQPRSSFDFSDIMNNQKIFLANLSKGKIGEMNMKLLGMILVTKLQMAAFERVHIPQDQRKDFFLYMDEFQNFITDSIATILSEARKYKLNLIMAHQYVAQLSPKQGDTKVRDAVFGNVGTLAVYRIGVDDSEMIAKQLAPTFNEFDVMNIEAYTAYVKLMVKNEQARPFSMKVPRDPSGDQRIAEAIKQLSRYKFGRDKAIVEAEIFEKSKLGGDDESDDDWDI
- the dnaX gene encoding DNA polymerase III subunit gamma/tau yields the protein MSSLYRKYRPLVFADVVGQEHIKQTLVNELVQGSTVHAYLFCGPRAVGKTTTARIFARALNCTKRKANNAEPCNTCDACKAILDSSTLDIMEIDAASNTGVDNVRDTIIAAARVGNSLLTKKVFIIDEVHMLSLSAFNALLKLIEEPPSHVVFIFATTELHKVPATILSRCQRFDFKKISPDDSLARLQVLCTQEERTCELAVLEQVVTLADGFQRDAEVLLGQVLSLPGKTITLKDAALIFPLSNTELVKVFCKSMLIASARDGLDAIKKAQEKGCDAIVFLNEAIDYLRDCMLRSYGEDLSDHVAKGQLQEMDTVIGGMQASDISARIGYLLDAHKEIRFCPRPFLPIEMALVRASM
- a CDS encoding Fic family protein; its protein translation is MATTKPIKDRIQALKAEYDVLRKGKDSLLIMIDEAEMPESVYNSNAIENSTLTLKETEKILLDMEVARTISLREVYEAKNLARVIEYIRNKSKETEINRELILFLHQILIGGIDDKIAGRFRAPGEYVRVGTHIAPAPEQVEGLIGSTITEYTSNMSAYFLDKIAKFHLDFETTHPFCDDNGRIGRVLISYQLQRLGFPIIIIRDREKKEYYKSF